The proteins below come from a single Peromyscus leucopus breed LL Stock chromosome 13, UCI_PerLeu_2.1, whole genome shotgun sequence genomic window:
- the LOC114707819 gene encoding olfactory receptor 12-like, translated as MATPVHRNASLSAVSLQGFVLVGFGGGAETQALLFAVFLALYVVTVLGNLTMIVLITLDARLHSPMYFFLKNLSFVDLCYSSVIAPKAMTIFLSSSKVISFEGCATQFFFFSLLVTTEGFLLAVMAYDRFMAICSPLRYPVTMCHMACVRLVLGTYCGGCLNSIVQTSLTFQLPFCSSNHIDHFYCDVPPLLRLACADTALNELVMFGICGLIIVSTTLVVLISYGYITVTILRMRSGSGRHKVFSTCGSHMTAVSLFYGTVFVMYAQPGAVSSMEQGKVVSVFYTLVIPMLNPLIYSLRNKDVKDALKRLGQRPSLVKEGGQ; from the coding sequence ATGGCCACACCAGTCCACAGAAATGCAAGTCTCTCAGCAGTGTCCTTGCAGGGGTTTGTGttggtgggatttgggggaggtgcaGAGACCCAGGCCCTGCTCTTTGCTGTCTTCCTGGCTCTGTACGTGGTGACTGTCCTGGGCAACCTCACCATGATCGTGCTCATCACCCTGGATGCCCGCCTGCActcccccatgtacttcttcctcaagAACCTGTCCTTTGTAGACCTCTGCTACTCCTCTGTCATTGCCCCCAAAGCCATGaccatcttcctttcctcctccaaggtCATCAGCTTTGAGGGCTGTGCCACTcagttcttctttttctcccttctggTTACCACCGAAGGCTTCCTCTTAGCAGTAATGGCCTATGATCGCTTTATGGCCATCTGCAGTCCCCTGAGGTACCCTGTGACCATGTGCCACATGGCATGTGTTCGTCTGGTTCTGGGTACCTACTGTGGAGGCTGCCTGAACTCCATCGTGCAGACCAGCCTCACATTCCAGCTGCCCTTCTGCAGTTCCAACCACATTGACCACTTCTACTGTGACGTGCCCCCACTGCTCCGGCTGGCCTGTGCAGACACAGCGCTCAATGAGCTTGTCATGTTTGGCATCTGTGGACTCATCATTGTGTCTACCACTCTTGTGGTCCTCATCTCCTATGGCTACATCACCGTGACCATCCTCAGGATGCGCTCTGGGTCAGGGCGGCACAAGGTCTTCTCTACGTGTGGTTCCCACATGACAGCTGTATCCTTGTTTTACGGAACTGTGTTTGTCATGTATGCACAGCCAGGAGCAGTGTCATCCATGGAGCAGGGCAAGGTGGTCTCCGTCTTCTACACCCTGGTCATCCCCATGCTCAACCCCCTCATCTACAGTCTGCGCAACAAGGATGTGAAGGACGCCCTCAAGAGGCTAGGGCAAAGACCCAGCCTTGTGAAGGAGGGTGGGCAGTAA
- the LOC114707781 gene encoding olfactory receptor 12-like has protein sequence MATPVHRNASLSAVSLQGFVLVGFEGSAETQALLFAVFLALYMVSILGNLTMIVVITLDARLHSPMYFFLKNLSFVDLCYSSVIGPKAMANFYSSNAIGVAGCATQLFFFSFLGTTEALLLAVMAYDRFVAICSPLHYPVTMSPTVCACLVLAAFCGGCLNSIVETSLTFQLPFCRSNRIDHFFCDVPPLLQLACADTSVNELVMFAICGFILMGATLVILISYGYITMTILGMHSGSRRKVFSTCGSHMTAVSLFYGTGIAIYGQPGGVASREQGKVVSIFYTLVIPMLNPLIYSLRNKDVKDALQRLGQRCGAV, from the coding sequence ATGGCCACACCAGTCCACAGAAATGCGAGTCTCTCAGCAGTGTCCTTGCAGGGGTTCGTGCTGGTGGGATTTGAGGGAAGCGCAGAGACCCAGGCCCTGCTCTTTGCTGTCTTCCTGGCTCTGTACATGGTATCCATCCTGGGCAACCTCACCATGATCGTGGTCATCACCCTGGATGCCCGCCTGCActcccccatgtacttcttcctcaagAACCTGTCCTTTGTCGACCTCTGCTACTCCTCTGTCATTGGCCCCAAAGCCATGGCCAACTTCTATTCTTCCAACGCCATAGGTGTTGCTGGCTGTGCCACAcagttgtttttcttctcctttctgggAACCACTGAGGCTTTACTCTTGGCCGTGATGGCCTACGACCGCTTCGTGGCCATCTGTAGTCCTCTGCACTACCCAGTGACCATGTCCCCCACAGTCTGTGCTTGCCTTGTGCTGGCTGCCTTCTGTGGAGGCTGCCTGAACTCCATTGTGGAGACCAGCCTCACTTTCCAACTTCCCTTCTGTCGCTCCAATCGCATCGACCATTTCTTCTGCGATGTGCCCCCTCTCCTCCAGCTTGCCTGTGCCGACACCTCTGTGAATGAGTTGGTGATGTTTGCTATCTGCGGTTTCATTCTAATGGGGGCCACATTAGTCATCCTGATTTCCTACGGCTACATCACCATGACCATCCTCGGCATGCACTCGGGATCCAGGCGCAAGGTCTTCTCCACCTGTGGCTCCCACATGACAGCTGTGTCCTTGTTTTATGGGACTGGCATTGCTATATACGGCCAGCCAGGTGGTGTGGCATCTAGAGAGCAAGGCAAAGTGGTCTCCATCTTCTACACCCTGGTCATCCCCATGCTCAACCCCCTCATCTACAGTCTGCGCAACAAGGATGTGAAGGACGCCCTGCAGAGACTGGGACAGAGATGTGGAGCTGTGTGA